A section of the Pseudophryne corroboree isolate aPseCor3 chromosome 11, aPseCor3.hap2, whole genome shotgun sequence genome encodes:
- the LOC134969848 gene encoding uncharacterized protein LOC134969848 has translation MPSPWRVCKPRWKRRPRRERKQKRGKRAGIRVRLYLCPYRPALPSLFMANVRSLTNKLDEIHVRLANKSPLKTCSLMIFTETWLNDSILDSVVQLTDRSLFRSDRTMESGKTRGGGLCVYVNNNWCTDASLVATFCSVNVEYMVVKCRPFYLPREFSVALVMAVYIPPSAHVESALDILHAAIVKLETKYVEGVLLVAGDFNQARLKVVLPKFYQYVKVPTRGGNVLDHVYCNIKDAYATFRYPNIGHSDHMSLFLVPAYKTVVQRFRPTSTSITVWPEGAMQKLQDALEFTDWGLFIEESLGDDNNVNVDSLTSMVLGYVCCCIQSVTIKKCVRTYANDKPWINGTVRTLLSERDKAFRSGDQNVFRAARQKLKKGIIEAKRAFSVKLESKFKNDKDAKSLWKGIQDISDYKVNKNPSHKEADSSLGETLNIFYSRFDSMAVSPVDWDGNLENAEPLVLDELSVRRCFASSKSGAVRWVPSCILDQPERGSLPGTPALLYLPDLPDTEPSTRVELS, from the coding sequence ATGCCTAGTCCCTGGAGGGTATGCAAGCCCAGATGGAAACGCAGACCACGGAGAGAGAGGAAGCAAAAGCGGGGTAAAAGAGCAGGTATTAGGGTAAGACTTTATCTGTGCCCCTATAGACCAGCGCTTCCCAGTTTATTTATGGCAAACGTAAGATCTCTTACGAACAAATTGGATGAGATCCATGTGAGACTGGCAAACAAGTCCCCTTTAAAGACCTGCTCTCTCATGATTTTCACAGAGACATGGCTGAATGACTCTATCCTGGACTCTGTAGTTCAGCTTACAGATAGATCATTATTTAGATCAGACAGAACCATGGAATCTGGGAAAACGCGAGGAGGTGGACTATGTGTATACGTAAATAATAACTGGTGTACTGATGCCAGTCTTGTTGCGACTTTTTGCTCTGTAAATGTGGAATATATGGTGGTAAAGTGTCGACCATTCTATTTGCCAAGAGAATTTTCAGTGGCGTTGGTAATGGCCGTATACATTCCTCCCTCTGCTCATGTAGAATCTGCATTAGATATCTTGCACGCTGCTATAGTTAAACTGGAAACTAAATATGTTGAGGGGGTTCTTTTAGTAGCAGGGGATTTTAATCAGGCTAGATTGAAGGTAGTTTTACCAAAATTCTATCAATATGTTAAAGTCCCTACTAGAGGGGGAAATGTGTTGGACCATGTCTATTGTAATATTAAGGATGCTTATGCGACTTTTAGATATCCCAATATTGGTCATTCTGATCACATGTCCCTATTTTTGGTTCCAGCATACAAAACCGTAGTCCAACGGTTTAGGCCGACTAGTACTAGTATTACAGTTTGGCCTGAGGGGGCAATGCAGAAACTTCAGGATGCTTTGGAATTTACTGATTGGGGGTTGTTCATTGAAGAATCATTGGGGGATGATAATAATGTGAATGTGGACTCCCTTACTTCCATGGTCCTTGGTTATGTGTGTTGTTGCATACAGAGTGTAACAATTAAAAAGTGTGTTCGTACTTACGCAAATGATAAACCATGGATAAATGGTACGGTTCGAACCTTATTAAGTGAGAGAGACAAAGCTTTTAGATCTGGTGACCAAAATGTTTTTAGGGCTGCCcgtcaaaaattaaaaaagggtataatagaggcaaaaagggccttttctgttaaactcgaaagcaagtttaaaaatgataaagatgcaaaaagtctgtggaaaggtattcaagatatctctgactacaaagttaataagaacccctctcataaagaggctgacagttccctaggggagacattaaacatattttactctcgttttgatagcatggctgtttcccctgtagactgggatgggaatctggagaacgcggagcccctggtactggatgaattgtctgtcagacggtgctttgccagttctaaatcag